TGGGTGGACCACATTTAACCGCCCAGGTGACCTTTGGATTAGAGCTGCaactctgcctctgctctgcGGTGGAGCCAGGCCCTCTAGACGCTCCTCGGTGACACTGTGCCACCCAGGGAAGAGGACAGACAGCCGGCAGAGTCCAGGCTGGCACGGTTTATTGCGCTCCCTGGGCGGACAGGGCTAGTCCAGTCTCTCCAGCGCGCAGGGCATCCCTTCTGGGTTCCATACTCCAACCGCGAGGCCTGGCGTCGCCGGGGTAACCTGCGGGCCCCGAAGACGCTGGCTGGACACGACGGAGGGCGCGATGGGcgcggtggtggcggtggcggcggcggccgcAGGGCCAGAGGCGGCGGAAGCGCGCGCGGAAGTGGCGCGAGGCGAGCGAGTAGACGAGCGGGTTAAGGCAGGAGTTGGCGTAGGCGAGGCAGTGGGAGGCCAGGCGGCAGGCGTAGGTGGCCGGGCTGAAGGCGAAGCGGCCGTACCAGAAGCAGAGGATGAGCGCGTGGTGCGGGCCCCAGCACAGCGCATAGAGCGCCGCCACCGCCAGCATGGCTCGCCCCGCGCGGCCCGTCGCCCGTCTGCGCGCCTCGGCCGCCGCCGCGCCCGCGGGACCCACGGCCGCCCACAGGAAGCACAGAGTGCGCCCGTAGGCCAGGCTCACCACGGCCACCGGCAGCAGGTAGCCCGCGGCGAAGGTGGCCACGTCGAGCGCGCGCCGCCGCGCGTCCTCCCAGGCGGGCACGCAGAGCTCCAGCGCGCCGTAGCGCACCGTGCCGTAGTAGCTGAGGTAGGGCGCCGAGAAGAGCGCCGCCAGCAGCCACACCAGCCCCACGGCGGCGCGCGCGTTGCGGGGTGTGCGCAGCGCCCGGGAGCGCAGCGGGTGGCGCACGGCCAGGTACCTGCGGGCCAGAGGGCGCGCGGTCAGGGGGGCGGGGCATCCTGCGCGCCCCCCCGCACCTGCCTTAATTTCCCCATCCCATTCCCTTGCCTGGCATCTAGCAGGGGCCCAAAGATTCACCCAAGGTCATTGGTTAGGGAGTTTTCGAGATGTGAGTGCAATGTGGGCCTTAACATCTGAAGAATGCGTTTGGAGTTTCTTgttcgtgttctctctctctctctctctctctctctctctctctctctctctctctctctctctctctcttcctccctccctccctccctccctccctccctccgtgtgtgtgtgtgtgtgtgtgtgtgtgtgtgtgtgtgtgtgtgtgtgtatgttttcaagacagggtttctctgtgtatccctggttgtcctggaactcgctttgtagatcaggctggcctcgaactcacagagatccctctacctctgcctccagattgctaagattaaaggtgtgcactagcACAACTGACCCCAGGGGTTTCTTTTGTTGCTGTCTATTTTACCCTTATACCAGGCCTGTGCTGACACTTGGGGCACAAAAATGTCCTCTGGAAGTTCGCAGTAGAGGTGGAAAGGGCAGGTACCACTGAGGCTTCCCTTTATGCCCACCAACCTCTAATCCCTAGTCTCTCCTccactagccaataagaatctgcCCAGATCCATCTCCAGTCTGCCCTGGTGCAGCTCACCTGTCTACCGAGACAGCCGCCAGAGTGAAGCTGCTGGCGTACATGGTGAGGTAGATGAGCAGGTGCACGGTCTTGCACACAAAGGCCCCGAAGAGCCAGGCATCCAGCGTGTAGATGGCTGCCTGGAAGGGCACACAGCACAGAATGAAGCAGAGATCGGCCACCGCCAAGTTGAGGATGAAGAGGTCAGTGGTACTTCCAGGCTCCTGCCAGGCACTTGGGCCAGGCTGCAGCAGCACAGCCAACACAAGCCCATTGCCCACCATGCCCAAAAGGAAGATGAGGGCAAAGACCACAGGCACTGCCACAGCTCCCACGCTCCCTGGGCTGTCCAGCGAAATGTTCTGGATGTCAGCCATCTTCCTATCAGATGGGGAAGAGAAAATGGATCCTTAGACAGGAGACCAGGGCTCCAGGCACTTGACCCAGGGGCCTGGTTCCTCCAGCAGGGATGTGACCAAGTGTCTTGGGCTAGAAGTTCATGAGAGATGGGAGAGGGTAGAGCCAAGCTAAAAAGATCATTGTGTGAGCAAGAATCTGCCACAGTGACattggtgtgtgtgcgcacacgcacgtGCTCACAGAAGCGCTactccttggtttcctagggaaCACCTCTGTAACCCAGAGCCTGGAAGGCCATTTGGGTTACTCTGGACTTAGGCATGTGAAGACACAGGCAGAATAAGATGAAGATGTTGCAGCGGGGGGAGGGGCAGCACACACTCTGGACGTTGGTATATTTTCCTTTTCACCCAGGTCTGAAGTTCAGGAGAGaccctgttgggagcagtgagaccccagatcctgaatttcttgtaatcccctgatctgagtgcctatggctgctctgagcaccagaccctcaggagttcctgatggcaggagagtggtttctggtggtttggctggggcgtggctatctctatataatctgcccctgaacacaataaagggggcattcttggggaattcaaggatgacccgtgtcgctgtctctctgtctgtgtgagtctgtgtattttaacctccagcccccttgcccaaatCTCCgagaactgggtgccagcgcacagagcgcagacacgggggcgcggtgcgcggcaaGACCCTTGTTTTTAGGGGCGTTTTTGTGGCCACAGGCTGCACTGGTGACATCCCTGAGTCATTGGAGAGCCCATTCTCATGAAAGCACCACCGTGGCAAACCTAGGATGACCGTTAAAGTCACCGTCTCTGCTTTGCCTAGGGAAACGGAGTCCTAGAGAGGTGATGTGAGTGGTTGTTAATATCACACCCTAAGTGACAGACCTGGGGCTGCTGTGGTCCTTACTCCTACGCTGGGGTGCTCATCTGAAAGACTAACAGGTGGTGCCCCGACCACTCACAAATGCCCCGTGCACGTGGCTATGTGCTCACCGCCTATTTTcatccccgccccaccccacagTCCACAACCTGTGGATCTGTTTGCACTCCAGGACCACTGGAGCGGTGGGGTGAATTAGGAGCAGGGGgctcaggaggaagggaggagggaagaaaggtgatggctgccctcccccctcccccccgcataGCACCCAGCATGCAGCAGGCATCCAAGCCCATGATGGGCAATACCCACCTCAGCTCTAAGCACTGGGCCCCTGCATGCTTCCTGGTGAACGGCAAGGCTGGGGGGCTCAGCCGCTGTCCGTGGTGCCTCCCCGCAGGTACGTTTCTGCTCCCTACTTCTCTTCCTTCGTCTTCAAggcccttcctctcctctcctctgccctcagcAGTCTGCTGAGTTGGATGTGGGCACTTGTTACTGACCAACCTCCTCTTCAGACTGGATTTCCCCAGGGTGGCATGCTCTTCTGCCTAGCTCACTCTGCCTGTCTGCGTTGTTGCTACCTCACACTCTCTCACGGGCAGTAACCCATTGATCTCGCTCTATGAGACTGGCTTGGTGGTTAACCCCTCCCTGTCCATGG
The Microtus pennsylvanicus isolate mMicPen1 chromosome 2, mMicPen1.hap1, whole genome shotgun sequence DNA segment above includes these coding regions:
- the Galr3 gene encoding galanin receptor type 3 translates to MADIQNISLDSPGSVGAVAVPVVFALIFLLGMVGNGLVLAVLLQPGPSAWQEPGSTTDLFILNLAVADLCFILCCVPFQAAIYTLDAWLFGAFVCKTVHLLIYLTMYASSFTLAAVSVDRYLAVRHPLRSRALRTPRNARAAVGLVWLLAALFSAPYLSYYGTVRYGALELCVPAWEDARRRALDVATFAAGYLLPVAVVSLAYGRTLCFLWAAVGPAGAAAAEARRRATGRAGRAMLAVAALYALCWGPHHALILCFWYGRFAFSPATYACRLASHCLAYANSCLNPLVYSLASRHFRARFRRLWPCGRRRHRHHRAHRALRRVQPASSGPAGYPGDARPRGWSMEPRRDALRAGETGLALSAQGAQ